From Pleurocapsa sp. PCC 7319:
CGATCGCACTATAGGCTCTCTAGCATGGTCGGGACAACTAGCTGATGTGTCTGAAGTCATCGAACCGGCAAAGAGCTTACTTGATGACACCATGTTATCCAGCGTTAGTCTGTATAACAATGTTGCCCAAAAACAAGGTTACTATGCTGTACCGATTCACGTGAGCATACCCCACATATTTTATTGGCGAGATTTGCTACTAAAGATCGGAAAAAACGAGCAAGATATCCCTCAAGATTGGAACGGTTTTTGGCAGTTTTGGCAACAAGCGCAAATAGCTCTACAAGCTAAACAAAAAGAAACAATCTATGGAATTGGTTTACCTTTGTGTGAGGCAGCAGTTGATACTTATGAAATTTTTGAGCAAATTTTAGAAGCCTATGACGTTGTTACAGTTGATTCTAACGGCAATTTACAAGTCGATCTTCCTGAAATACGCCAGGGAATCGTTAATTGTTTAGATTGGTATGCTGGATTTTACCTTCAGGGGTATGTTCCACCAGAGGCAGTGAGATGGCTGAACCCAGACAATAATCGCAGCCTTTTAAACTACCAAGTAGCCATGACTCCGAATAATTCCCTGTCTATTCCGGCAGCTCTTGGCAGAGATTCAGATGAATATAAAAATAAATTGGTAACAGCCCCATATCCCAATAAACCAAGTGGTGAGCCAATGAAATATATAGCTTTGGTTAGACAAGCAATTATTTTGGCTGATGCACCAAATCAGAAATTAGCTAAAGAGTTTCTCTCCTATTTAATTCAACCCGAAATTATTGGAGATTATCTCAAGGCTGCAGGAGGTCGTTTTTTTCCTGTTAATAATAAATCATGGTCAGACCCATTTTGGACAGATCCTTCCGACCCTCATATTTCCACAGCAGCACAACCTTTTCTTAATCAACAAACTAGACTTTCTTATACATCTTTAAATCCTGCTTATAGTTTGGTCTTAAAAGAAGGCATTTGGGGTCAAGCTCTTAATCGCATAGCTGTAGATAAAATATCGCCTGAGCAAGCAGGAGATGAAGCAATTTCCCAAATCAAAGAAATTTTTGCTGCCTGGAAATAAATTCAAATTATCGGCAAAACTTCCCTAGTTTTTCCCGATTAAAGTTTAAGCTATGCGAGATTTAAGGATGTCCTGACAACTTAATTGCTAATTGCTTTTTAGTATGGGGAGCAACTTTCGTTTACGCTTCAAAGTGAGATATTGGTCGCTCGTTATAGCGATCGCGATTATTTTTATCTCCATAGCTTGCTCGAATTTTCTTCAAAACAATTCTTCTGTAACTACTAAATCAGCACAAGAAACAACTGAACTTAATATCTGGTGGGAACAGGGTTTTAATCTCGAAGAAGATGAAGCTCTTAGGACTGTAGTCAATAACTGGCAAGAACAAACTGGCAACAAAGCTAAGTTGTCTTTTTTTACTCTTGACGAGTTGACAGCCAAAGTAGAAAGAGCGGTTAAAGTGGGACATACTCCAGACATAATGATGAACCTAAAAGCAGAGAGGATTCTCTATCCGCGTTTAGCTTGGCAAGGAGAACTAGAGGATGTTGCCGATATTATCGAGCCAATAAAAGATGCTTATTCCGATAACACTCTGAGAGCAATTACCTATTACAATGCTAGTGAGAATAAACGTAGCTATTATGGAGTTCCTCTCGATCAAGCTACGATGTTTATTTATTACTGGCAGAAGCTATTAGCTTCAGTTAGTTTAGACTCGAGAGATATTCCCCAAGATTGGGATGGTTTTTGGCAGTTTTGGCTGCAAGCGCAGGAAAAACTCAAAACAGAGCAAAATCAAGAAATTTTCGGTTTGGGATTAACCCTTTCCGATAATAAAAGTACAAACGATACTCATAATCTCTTCGAGCAAGTTTTAGAAGCATATGATGTTGATTTATTTAATGAGCAAGAGAAGTTAGATCTGGATAACCCAAAAGTGCGTCAGGGAATTATTGACTGTCTCAATTGGTATGTTCAACTGTATAAGCTAGGTTGTATTCCACCAGATGCAGCGAAATGGTCGAATATTGATAATAACCGCAATTTACTTAACAAATTGGTGTTGATGACCCCCAACAACACTTTGTCTATTCCTGCAACTGTGCGTCAAGATCCGGAAACTTATTACAATCAACTGGGAATCCTTGAATTCCCTCATAAACCTAGTGGGGAACCAATGCGCTATTTAATTTTTGTGAGACAAGCAGTTATTTTTAAAAATTCAACTCACAAATTTTTAGCCAAAGACTTTTTACGTTATTTAATCCAGCCAGAAGTTACCATCAGTTTTCTTAAAGCCACTGGAAATAGGTATCAGCCAGTACAAACCGCTATCTTGTCTGACCCTTTTTGGCAAGATACTTCAGATCCCTATATTGCTACTGCTACCAAAATATTAACCGCAGGACATACACGTTTATCTTATATCGTTTCTCATCCAGCTTATAGCCAAGTTTTGGCAGAAAATATCTGGGGTCAAGCTCTGACTCAAGTAACTGTTGAACAAATCAATCCCGAAATAGCAGCAGACGAAGCTATAGAAAGGATTAGAGAGATTTTTGAAGAATGGAGGTAGACCTGATCGATCGCTCTTGATGACTCCTAATCCATCCCTATCGATTCCTGGTACTGTGCGTCAAGATGCAGAAACCTATCGCGATCGCTTGGGAATTTTAGATTTTCCTCTTAAGCCCAATGGCAAGCCCATGAGCCATTTAGTTACAGTGACTCAGGCGGTAGTATTTGCCGATTCTCCCCGACAGCAATTAGCAAAAGACTTTCTCTCTTATTTAACTCAACCCGAAATTATTGCTAGTTATCTAAAAGCTTCAGGCGATCGCAATTTACCAGTCCATAAATCAGTATGGCAAGATCCATACTGGACTAATCCCAAAAATCCTCATCTGGCTCATGCTGCGAAGATATTAACCACAGAACCAACTCGTCCTTTTTACATAGCTCAAAATCCTGCTTACTCAATAGTTTTACAAGAAAATATTTGGGGTCAAGCTCTCAATCGAATAGCGATTGACAATCTATCTCCCGAACAAGCAGCAGACGAAGCCATTAGCAAAATCAAAGAGATTTTTAATCAATGGGATGGTGGGGATAAATAGTGTGGTTAACTGGTAGAGTTAGACCTAAGTAAGAAATAAGAAGTTAACGATTAATATCGCGCTCAATTTTTTCGAGATCTAATTGCACAGGATTAAATGGTTGTTGATTACCATTGCGATTAACATTTTGGGAAATTACTGACTGTACTCCTTCGATAGTGGAAATCATACTGCGAGGGTCCATAAACATCACCTTACTACTATCGCTATTACCAATTTCTTTACCCATTTCTAAATAGTTTTGTGCCAAAAGAAACTGTAAAGCTTCGCGAGCATTGGGATCATGTTTTAGCTTATCCATTACAATTTTCATCGCTTCGGCAGTAGCTTCGGCTTTGAGGATTTGTTCTTGGCGTTCGCCTTCTGCTTTGAGTATGATTGCTTGCTGTTCGGCTTCAGCTCTCAGAATTGAAGCTTTTTTGTCGGCTTCAGCTTCTAATAATTTAGCTTGAGCATCCCCTTGAGCCGAGTTGATGGCTGAATCGCGATGTCCTTCCGAAGTTAAAATATTAGCCCGTTTTTGCCTTTCCGCTGCCATCTGTAATTCCATCGAATCCTGCACAGCTTTTGAGGGCATAATATCTCTCAGTTCTACCCTAGTTACTTTGACACCCCAAGGATCGGTGGCAATATCTAGCTCCCTCAATAAAATTTCGTTGATTTCAGTACGGGCGGTAAAAGTTTGATCTAGCTCCAATTTCCCCATTTCTGAGCGAATTTGAGTTAAGACCATATTCACCATCGCATCACGCAGACTTTCTACTTTGTAAAAAGCTTTATACATATCCATGATGCGCCAGTAAACTACTGCATCAACCGTGATACTAACGTTGTCGCGAGTAATACAAGATTGGGCAGGAACATCTAAAACTTTTTCTTTGACTGTATCCTTGTAAACTACTTTATCGATAAAAGGAGTGACAAAGTTTAGCCCTGGTTCTAGTTTCTTTCTATAGCTACCTAAACTTTCAATTAGATATTCTTCTTTTTCTTTAACAATTTTGACTGAACCTGCAAGTCCAGAACCAAAAAACGCAATTAAAACTAAAGTTAAAAATTGACCCATAATTTATTTCTCCAAGTTAAATCTAAATTAAAAATTTAAATATTGCTTTAGTTATAACTTTTCTCCCAAGATATTGAATTAATTTACAATACTGTACTTAATCTTGATCCAACATTTGGTTGGGTAGCACAATTAAGGTATTTCCTTGCTTACGAACTACATAAACAGCTTCATTAGGGGCAATATCTCTAGATTCATCAGCACATTTAGCTCGCCAAGAATTACCTTCATATAGAACCCTACCTGTACTTCCTGCTGGAATACCACCAATGGCCGTGGCTTCTACATCATCTCCTGTAATTGATATTCTGCGCTTGGGTGTAAAGAAACGACGAGAAAGAATAATTAATCCAGTAGAAAAAACCAACCACAAACCCATCAATACCGTATATTGTGGCAAAACTAGAGATACTGCTGCCACTAGAAAAGCTGCAACACCCATCATAAAACTAACAAATGCTGTAGGGAAAACAAATTCCATTAAACAGAGAATACTTCCTGCAATTATCCAGAAAAGAGTGGGATTAACCATAAGCAATTGATTATTTATCTTGGGAAAATTTAAAAATCATAAATATCGATTTGTTTAATAATTATTCAGGAGAATATAATAATTGTAGCTATTCTGCGTCTCAAGATACATATAATTCATCAAAGAAACACATTGTTTGATGTGGCCTTTCTCAAATCGGTGAGGTACAAATATAAACTTAGTCAAAAACCTTAAAACCCCTGTTCCCTGTTCCCTGTTCCCCAACTCCACCAAGGTATATCTCATTAATACAAGAAACGCTATAGTTTTATAACTACTTTTATAGTTCAACTAACATTTTCCCTCAGTCACTCAGATCGGCCATAAACCGCTCACGATCAAACTGATAATTATGGTCTAGAAAATCAATGATTCTTTCTGTATCTTCTAGGGCATTCTGTAAACAAGTAGATGCTCCAGGAGATGGAGTGATATTAAAGATAATTTGATCCCCCAAAATTTTCGCTTCTCCCATTTCTAAAGCTTTGGTATTCAGATTGACAATTTGTGGTCTAACCCCACCATAGCCTCTGGCATAGGTAAGATCCTCCAACTTAATTGAGGGTATTATTTTTCTCACTTCTTTGATAAATAATCGCTTACCAATAATAGGAAAATCATAAACAAAATTAAGCGCAATATATTTAAAAATGATCGGGTCAGAGAGGATTTTAAGAAAGCTACTCACTGCTTTCAAACTTAACCCGGCAGTTTGAAAATATTCGATGATACTAGAATACTTATGACGTTCTAGCATTGGTAAAACTTTGGCAGTTGGACCAAAACGGGCGATCGCCTTATCATGCACTTCTGGATCGCCATGTATGGCAGCAAATGGTAATTTTTGACGCTGCACCGTGTACACCTTGCCATTTAACAACTGTGGCGCAAAATAAAAACTTCCTGCCACGCTAAGTAAAGCATAATCCAACCCGTAACCTAAAGATTTAGCAAATAATAAACTGTGTGCGCCAGCCGCGATCGCCACTACCTTTGCCTGAATACTTTTGTGTTTAGTTTTTATGTGATATGAGTGGTTCTCTCGCGTTATCTTCGTAACTTTTGTATCAAACATCAAATTAATATCTTTTCCTGAAATATCAAGAGAATTGTCTAAAAAAGATTCAGACAGAAGTTTGAAATCAACTGTATAACCTTCATGAGTAAATAGAGCGATAATTTCTTCTTCTGTTCTTCTTGCTTCTAATACTCTTGGTTCTTTTTTTACTATTTCAGCTCGATCAAGTATTTTTAAATCTGGAAAAAGTTGTTTAAATTCTTGATATCTATCTCTGAGTTTTTCAGCTTGTTCTTTACCTACACCCAAGACCATTTTATGGTACTTGGTATAAATCTCTTGCTTTTGATCCTTGTTTAGCAAATAATTCTTGACTAAGCTCGCTCCGGCATTAACCTTGGTCGCTTTAGTCAAAGTGTAATTAGTCTCAATGTCACCAAAATGTAGAGTTTGGCTATTACTATGTTTAGCAGAATTAATGAGAGCAACATCAGACTCTTTTTCAATTAAAACAATATTATTAATATTAGTATAGTTGCTTAAAGTATATAGTAGTGCTGTTCCACAAACACCGCCACCGATTATAGCAACTTCATAAGTGTTTTCCATATTTTTTACTGGTTAATATTTAATTTATAAGAGATAAATATCGAATTGGGTTAGCGGGATTTGCTGAATTATCATCATTAAACGAACTAGAAAATTCAGCAGCCATAGTATTTCAGGATACTAATTACGCTTTGAAAGTTAACTAAGCACCTTGGCCTCTACAACTTTTACAAAAATAGAGAAATAAGATTTACTTTGGGTGGCAGCTAAAGTAAACAATCAATTAGTTGGTTTTGCTGTTGTTCTTATTATAGATAAATCACCCATCACCATGAATTGTCAGTTATTCCCCAAGATTCTAGATAAGAAATTGGTACTAAACGCCTAATGTGAATTAAAAAACTTAAAGATAGCATTAGTAGCTATCAGCTATCAGCTCTTTAGATAAAGAAACGGCTACGCCGTAGCTATTAGCTATTAGCTATTAGCTCTTAGCTCTTAGTTCTTAGCTTCAATCAAATAGAGTCTTAAACTCTACCTGATTGTCGACGACCTAAGAGGTCGGAGTCTTAAACTCAATTACGCTTTTAGCAGTCAAACCAAGGCTAAAAGCTAAAGGCTAAAGGCTTTAAGCTTTAAGATAATAATCTAAGTGCAGCTCACAAACTCCTCAACTCATTGAAGTTTGTGAGAGATAATAGCTAAATTTGCTGGAAAGTGCGAATTTTGTGCTTGTTTCTCTATTTTCTTGATTTATACATCTACTAACAATTTTTAATTGCTAGGATATATGCGACCAAGGGATAGGTCTTCTGCCTTTTCTTACTGATTGTTTACCAGCATAATCAAATGAATAGACGAAAATCTACATTAGCTTTCCGAAAGCTAGAGGGAAAATGCTTCAACAGGGTACTACTTACGGCTAGTATTCTTTTTATTTTATATGTCACACTTTTCCCTTTCGATTTTGCAACTAGAGTTAACCCTGGGTTTGATTTTAGGCTTGTCAAACCAGATTCTTTAGGTGATTGGCTGAGAAATATAATTTTGTTTATTCCTTTTGGGTTTGGATTTAGTTACCTAAAGTTCAAAAGCAAGGAGCAAGAAGCAGCTTTACTAATAGGAGTCTTAATTCTTAGTTTTGGTTTGTCATTCCTAGTAGAAATACTACAATTATTCTTACCAGAAAGAACCTCTATGCTAACTGACATTTTTGCCAATACTTTTGGTGGTTTAGTAGGTTTTCTCTGCTTTCGTCTAGGGAGGGACAAAATCACTGCTCTAGTTGCTAGATTAATATTTAAAATTCAAAACTCGCTCAATCTTTCGAGGTTAATATTTATATTCGTTGCTTATTTAACATTAACTTTTCTACTGTCAGGCTACTTGCAAAATACTACAAATTTAAGTAATTGGAACTCTGATTTTCCGTTATTGCTAGGTAATGAAAAAACAGGGGATCGTCCTTGGCAAGGAAAGGTTTCTCAGCTTTCTATTGCGACCCGAGCTCTTTCCCCCTCAGAGGTAGAATATGTCTTATCTCAACATAATCCTATGACTGCAATCCAGGATTCTCTGGTAGCTTCATACCAGTTGCGGGGTCAAGGAAGTTACTCCGATGGTAAAGGTAATCTACCAGACTTAACTTGGAGAGGAGCACCACCGAATTCCCTCGATGGTAAGGGTATACTTTTGACTTCTAATCATTGGCTGAAAACTTCAGCTTCACCAGCTTTATTAACCCAGAGAATTAGTGATAGTTCTCAATTCACATTGATCGCTAGGGTTGCTACCAATGATACCAGCCAGACTGGTCCAGCCCGAATTATTTCACTTTCAGCGAATCCCTTACAACGCAATTTTACTCTGGGACAGGAGGGAACTAATCTGGATTTTCGCTTGCGAACTCCTCTGACTGGTAACAATGGCTCTAAACCCTCACTAACTATTCCCAATATTTTTGCAGATACTAACCCTCATGATTTAATTATTACTTACGATGGATCGATTGTTAAAATCTCTCTGGATGATTTGACCCGATCATATTCCCTAGAACTTCATCCTGGATCCCGTCTATTTTGGAATTTTATGCCACCTCACTCTAATGGTTTGAGCAATAAACTCAGTAAAATTTTCTATTATGGACTAATATTTGTTCCATTAGGCTTTATTTTTGGATTAATAGTCAAACTATCGAGACTAAGAACTCACCATACTAGATTGTTGATTTTTACAGGGTTACTATCTTCGTGCGGTATTTTTGAAGTACTTCTAAGTACAGTGAGTGGTAAATTCATGAGTCTAGAAAATTTATTGCTTAGTTTAATAATTATGGTTAGCGGAATCCTGCTAACAGACTTAATATTCATACCTACCTCAAGCTCACTTAGAATTGAGGATTAATAATTCCAACTTAAGTAATCAGCACAGATTCTCAATTCTTTTATTTAACCTTTTTCTCTGTCACCAAGGTACAGCTAACCCAATTCCCTTTTTTGTTGTAGCTGCGGATAATCCTCTGCCTAATCGTAGGCTCTAATAGCCATCCCATCTCCAAAACAAAATTATGACCCAATTTGACTTTTAAAGGACAATTACAAGATGCTCCATCAGGTAATAAGAGAATTTGCGCTGGTAAATCACTATCTTCAAATAACAATCTTGAACCCTCTATTCTGGCGCTAGAAGTAATAGTGCGATCGCCAAAGGACAAACTTTGCTCGATGTGATTACTGTCTTTCTGTTTAATTTTTAGATAGCTAGAAAAAGTATCAGGGTTTCTTAGATCGGCGTACATACTAACCGCTTCTCCCTGCCATTCTCCCAGTAAGCTAGAGACTTTCAATTGTGGTCTTTCAGGAATATTACTATCGGGAAGTTTTTCTCTAATTAAGACAACTCTCTCTAACTGAGAAGAACTATTATAAAGTTCTACCATCCGTAGTCGGCGATCGCCGTTACCAAAATCGTTATCAATCAAGCCAAACTCACCACCGAAAGTGCTATATGGTCCCCATTGCATACTACCCTGAGAAAAAGCACCATTTTCAAAAAAAAGAATACTACGATTAAGAGAGTCATAATCGACGACCACATCACGAGCAGGTTCATCTGGTGGTAGATAGCGAACTACTTGATGGACGTTTTGATTGTCATTCAATCCTTCTAAGGTAACTAAGGTCGGAGTATCGGCTATTTCTTCTCCTTGAGGCGAAAAACGAGTAAATGAACCATGCCATGCACCTAAATTCTTCAGAAAACAATCCCATTGAGAAAGCATATTCTTAGTAA
This genomic window contains:
- a CDS encoding ABC transporter substrate-binding protein, whose product is MIIKLVKYFTLAIAIFLLTVACNSDTQLQHTPGTKSRSPNQENVLQIWWDKGYYPEEDEALRAVVSQWEQQTGNQVQLGFYTNDELSQKTQRAIQAGNPPDILMNDGGDRTIGSLAWSGQLADVSEVIEPAKSLLDDTMLSSVSLYNNVAQKQGYYAVPIHVSIPHIFYWRDLLLKIGKNEQDIPQDWNGFWQFWQQAQIALQAKQKETIYGIGLPLCEAAVDTYEIFEQILEAYDVVTVDSNGNLQVDLPEIRQGIVNCLDWYAGFYLQGYVPPEAVRWLNPDNNRSLLNYQVAMTPNNSLSIPAALGRDSDEYKNKLVTAPYPNKPSGEPMKYIALVRQAIILADAPNQKLAKEFLSYLIQPEIIGDYLKAAGGRFFPVNNKSWSDPFWTDPSDPHISTAAQPFLNQQTRLSYTSLNPAYSLVLKEGIWGQALNRIAVDKISPEQAGDEAISQIKEIFAAWK
- a CDS encoding ABC transporter substrate-binding protein, with protein sequence MGSNFRLRFKVRYWSLVIAIAIIFISIACSNFLQNNSSVTTKSAQETTELNIWWEQGFNLEEDEALRTVVNNWQEQTGNKAKLSFFTLDELTAKVERAVKVGHTPDIMMNLKAERILYPRLAWQGELEDVADIIEPIKDAYSDNTLRAITYYNASENKRSYYGVPLDQATMFIYYWQKLLASVSLDSRDIPQDWDGFWQFWLQAQEKLKTEQNQEIFGLGLTLSDNKSTNDTHNLFEQVLEAYDVDLFNEQEKLDLDNPKVRQGIIDCLNWYVQLYKLGCIPPDAAKWSNIDNNRNLLNKLVLMTPNNTLSIPATVRQDPETYYNQLGILEFPHKPSGEPMRYLIFVRQAVIFKNSTHKFLAKDFLRYLIQPEVTISFLKATGNRYQPVQTAILSDPFWQDTSDPYIATATKILTAGHTRLSYIVSHPAYSQVLAENIWGQALTQVTVEQINPEIAADEAIERIREIFEEWR
- a CDS encoding ABC transporter substrate-binding protein translates to MKNGGRPDRSLLMTPNPSLSIPGTVRQDAETYRDRLGILDFPLKPNGKPMSHLVTVTQAVVFADSPRQQLAKDFLSYLTQPEIIASYLKASGDRNLPVHKSVWQDPYWTNPKNPHLAHAAKILTTEPTRPFYIAQNPAYSIVLQENIWGQALNRIAIDNLSPEQAADEAISKIKEIFNQWDGGDK
- a CDS encoding SPFH domain-containing protein, with amino-acid sequence MGQFLTLVLIAFFGSGLAGSVKIVKEKEEYLIESLGSYRKKLEPGLNFVTPFIDKVVYKDTVKEKVLDVPAQSCITRDNVSITVDAVVYWRIMDMYKAFYKVESLRDAMVNMVLTQIRSEMGKLELDQTFTARTEINEILLRELDIATDPWGVKVTRVELRDIMPSKAVQDSMELQMAAERQKRANILTSEGHRDSAINSAQGDAQAKLLEAEADKKASILRAEAEQQAIILKAEGERQEQILKAEATAEAMKIVMDKLKHDPNAREALQFLLAQNYLEMGKEIGNSDSSKVMFMDPRSMISTIEGVQSVISQNVNRNGNQQPFNPVQLDLEKIERDINR
- a CDS encoding NfeD family protein — translated: MVNPTLFWIIAGSILCLMEFVFPTAFVSFMMGVAAFLVAAVSLVLPQYTVLMGLWLVFSTGLIILSRRFFTPKRRISITGDDVEATAIGGIPAGSTGRVLYEGNSWRAKCADESRDIAPNEAVYVVRKQGNTLIVLPNQMLDQD
- a CDS encoding FAD-dependent oxidoreductase, encoding MENTYEVAIIGGGVCGTALLYTLSNYTNINNIVLIEKESDVALINSAKHSNSQTLHFGDIETNYTLTKATKVNAGASLVKNYLLNKDQKQEIYTKYHKMVLGVGKEQAEKLRDRYQEFKQLFPDLKILDRAEIVKKEPRVLEARRTEEEIIALFTHEGYTVDFKLLSESFLDNSLDISGKDINLMFDTKVTKITRENHSYHIKTKHKSIQAKVVAIAAGAHSLLFAKSLGYGLDYALLSVAGSFYFAPQLLNGKVYTVQRQKLPFAAIHGDPEVHDKAIARFGPTAKVLPMLERHKYSSIIEYFQTAGLSLKAVSSFLKILSDPIIFKYIALNFVYDFPIIGKRLFIKEVRKIIPSIKLEDLTYARGYGGVRPQIVNLNTKALEMGEAKILGDQIIFNITPSPGASTCLQNALEDTERIIDFLDHNYQFDRERFMADLSD
- a CDS encoding VanZ family protein, whose translation is MNRRKSTLAFRKLEGKCFNRVLLTASILFILYVTLFPFDFATRVNPGFDFRLVKPDSLGDWLRNIILFIPFGFGFSYLKFKSKEQEAALLIGVLILSFGLSFLVEILQLFLPERTSMLTDIFANTFGGLVGFLCFRLGRDKITALVARLIFKIQNSLNLSRLIFIFVAYLTLTFLLSGYLQNTTNLSNWNSDFPLLLGNEKTGDRPWQGKVSQLSIATRALSPSEVEYVLSQHNPMTAIQDSLVASYQLRGQGSYSDGKGNLPDLTWRGAPPNSLDGKGILLTSNHWLKTSASPALLTQRISDSSQFTLIARVATNDTSQTGPARIISLSANPLQRNFTLGQEGTNLDFRLRTPLTGNNGSKPSLTIPNIFADTNPHDLIITYDGSIVKISLDDLTRSYSLELHPGSRLFWNFMPPHSNGLSNKLSKIFYYGLIFVPLGFIFGLIVKLSRLRTHHTRLLIFTGLLSSCGIFEVLLSTVSGKFMSLENLLLSLIIMVSGILLTDLIFIPTSSSLRIED
- a CDS encoding DUF3598 family protein; protein product: MLSQWDCFLKNLGAWHGSFTRFSPQGEEIADTPTLVTLEGLNDNQNVHQVVRYLPPDEPARDVVVDYDSLNRSILFFENGAFSQGSMQWGPYSTFGGEFGLIDNDFGNGDRRLRMVELYNSSSQLERVVLIREKLPDSNIPERPQLKVSSLLGEWQGEAVSMYADLRNPDTFSSYLKIKQKDSNHIEQSLSFGDRTITSSARIEGSRLLFEDSDLPAQILLLPDGASCNCPLKVKLGHNFVLEMGWLLEPTIRQRIIRSYNKKGNWVSCTLVTEKKVK